In Triticum aestivum cultivar Chinese Spring chromosome 5B, IWGSC CS RefSeq v2.1, whole genome shotgun sequence, the following proteins share a genomic window:
- the LOC123113670 gene encoding uncharacterized protein: MARLLAQSLARPSPATASLLPLRGLSTKVELIEIDLAEEDPSSVEVVGIRRMEEAIHGVMVRRATPEWLPFVPGGSFWVPPVRRPRGVAELVGRIAASGVGEVSYEADPYVPMTEEEVLSLSTARGWPSAAYFVEGERDE, encoded by the coding sequence ATGGCTCGCCTGCTCGCGCAAAGCCTAGCCCGCCCCTctccggccaccgcctccctcCTCCCGCTGCGCGGGCTCTCCACCAAGGTCGAGCTCATCGAGATCGACCTCGCCGAGGAGGACCCGTCTTCGGTCGAGGTCGTGGGGATCCGGCgcatggaggaggccatccacggCGTGATGGTGCGGCGGGCCACGCCCGAGTGGCTCCCCTTCGTGCCGGGCGGGTCCTTCTGGGTGCCCCCTGTGCGTCGCCCCCGCGGGGTCGCCGAGCTCGTCGGCCGGATCGCGGCGTCCGGGGTCGGCGAGGTGTCGTACGAGGCGGACCCCTACGTCCCCATGACGGAGGAGGAGGTGCTCTCCCTTTCGACCGCCCGGGGGTGGCCGTCGGCGGCCTACTTCGTCGAAGGTGAGCGGGACGAGTGA